TTGCCCATTATAGTGAGAATATTTGCAAAGACAGTCGGCTTTTTCCCGGTGTTGACGATGTGTTGAACCGTTTTAGAGCTGCCAGTGTTCAGATGGCCGTTTGCACCAACAAGACAGAGCATCTATCGATTGATCTGCTAGATCAGATTGGCGTCCGGCCTTTGTTTGATACGATATGTGGCTCAGACACTGTCCCAAACAAGAAGCCGCACCCTGACCACATTTACTCCGCAGTCAATCGTGCTGGCGGCACGTGCGAGACAGCCATCATGATTGGAGACAGTCAGGCAGATGTCCTGTCAGCACGCGCAGCAGGCCTGCCGGTTATCGTCATGAGCTATGGCTACACATCGATCCCGTCAGAAGATCTGGGAGCTGATCTGGTACTCGACGATTTCTCCGATATTCCCGATGTCCTGGCCAACTGGGAATTGCAACCGCAAACAGATTAGGTGCAGCGCTTCATCAGACAGTCTGCATCGCTTCGACTGCCGCGATGATTTGCCCTTTCACATTATTGATGTGGCTCGATAAAATCCGGCCCGCCAGATGAATATCTTTCATGTGCGCGGCGTCAATCATGGCCTGATGCTCTCGATGGGCCCGAGCCAGCGCATCACTGGAAAGCGACAAATGAAGGCGCACATACCTGTCCGCATTGTCGTGCACTCTTTTGATGATCTTGATTGTCG
This window of the uncultured Cohaesibacter sp. genome carries:
- a CDS encoding HAD family hydrolase, giving the protein MTIGPFSCVLFDLDGTLVDTAPDLTGALNHVLALNNLEPFSVEKVRNTVGFGARITIERSFAHYGQSIEGDALDIAHAQFLAHYSENICKDSRLFPGVDDVLNRFRAASVQMAVCTNKTEHLSIDLLDQIGVRPLFDTICGSDTVPNKKPHPDHIYSAVNRAGGTCETAIMIGDSQADVLSARAAGLPVIVMSYGYTSIPSEDLGADLVLDDFSDIPDVLANWELQPQTD